One segment of Tamlana crocina DNA contains the following:
- a CDS encoding GxxExxY protein — MEIHNQLGKGFNEVVYADALEIEFIDNNINYSREKKFDINYKGNLLPHKYIADFTVNDKIVFGIKSY, encoded by the coding sequence CACAATCAACTAGGGAAGGGATTTAACGAAGTGGTTTATGCTGATGCTCTGGAGATTGAATTTATCGATAATAACATTAACTATTCAAGAGAGAAAAAATTCGATATTAATTATAAAGGTAATTTGCTTCCTCATAAATACATAGCAGATTTTACTGTAAACGATAAAATCGTTTTTGGAATTAAAAGCTATTGA
- a CDS encoding methyltransferase domain-containing protein encodes MIRLSYVVRPLLAHFLKGDTYTDPIDGKSFKTFLPYGYGNQRNNVLSPSTLSLERHRLLWLYLKDETRFFSDKLKVLHFAPEQCFLKRFRSLKNLEYTTTDLLSPIADVKADICNLPFGDNTFDVIFCNHVLEHIPDDTKAMQELLRVMKPGGWGIFQIPQDLNRESTFEDDSITDKKERAKIFGQYDHVRVYGRDYFNKLRSIGFKVEEVDYTSKLSTDLMERYCLAKGEIIPVVYK; translated from the coding sequence TTGATTAGGTTGAGTTATGTGGTTCGCCCGTTATTAGCGCATTTCCTAAAGGGAGATACCTATACCGACCCAATTGACGGAAAGAGTTTTAAAACTTTTTTACCCTACGGATACGGTAATCAACGTAACAATGTATTATCTCCTTCAACCTTAAGTTTAGAACGCCACCGTTTACTTTGGTTATATTTAAAGGATGAAACCCGTTTTTTTTCAGACAAGCTTAAAGTGTTGCATTTTGCCCCCGAACAATGTTTTTTGAAACGCTTCCGGAGTCTTAAAAATCTCGAATACACCACTACCGATTTGCTCTCGCCAATTGCCGATGTGAAAGCCGACATTTGTAACCTACCCTTTGGCGACAATACTTTTGACGTTATTTTCTGTAACCATGTTTTGGAACACATCCCCGACGACACCAAGGCCATGCAGGAATTATTACGCGTGATGAAACCCGGTGGTTGGGGTATTTTTCAAATTCCACAAGATTTAAATCGGGAAAGCACATTTGAAGACGATAGCATTACCGATAAAAAAGAGCGAGCTAAAATTTTTGGTCAGTACGACCATGTTCGGGTTTATGGGCGAGATTATTTTAATAAACTGAGAAGCATAGGATTTAAAGTTGAAGAAGTGGATTATACCTCAAAACTTTCAACCGATTTAATGGAACGCTATTGCTTGGCAAAAGGCGAAATTATTCCCGTAGTCTATAAATAA
- a CDS encoding DUF423 domain-containing protein: MEQHIFIITGAVFGMLSIIFGAFGAHALKKVLNDDQLKSFETGVKYQMYHAIVLLILGFNPEFYSTAMYWCFSLGIVLFSFSIYGLILSDAKGKKLKFLGPITPIGGLLFVAGWAAMALQTL, encoded by the coding sequence ATGGAACAACATATTTTTATAATAACTGGCGCAGTATTTGGCATGCTATCCATTATTTTTGGTGCTTTTGGTGCACATGCTCTAAAAAAAGTTTTAAACGACGACCAACTAAAAAGTTTTGAAACGGGAGTAAAATATCAAATGTACCACGCTATTGTATTATTAATTCTCGGTTTTAATCCTGAATTTTACTCAACAGCGATGTACTGGTGCTTCTCGCTAGGAATTGTTTTGTTCTCTTTTAGTATTTACGGACTTATTTTGAGCGACGCCAAAGGAAAGAAATTAAAATTTTTAGGCCCAATTACGCCCATTGGCGGTTTACTTTTTGTCGCCGGATGGGCTGCTATGGCACTTCAAACCTTATAA